The proteins below come from a single Gimesia alba genomic window:
- a CDS encoding DUF1800 domain-containing protein: MKSDSDPWAPYVPTSADPWNLEKVAHLHRRAGFAANWQELHRDLKAGPAASIDRLLHPPPASQKFQRVADALKNIIESSGSGFMSAESLSPLQSWWMFRMTFGSDPLGEKLTLFWHNHFATAMSGVYNLKLMLDQNELFRQHARGKFGDLLQAIEADPAMLKWLDGGANHKEHPNENFARELLELFTLGEGHYSETDIREAARGLTGWKPGRDTLLNETNEFFYDETLVDTSPKTFMGQTGPWRREEIFRIILQQPEAARYLCRRLYRWFVSESTVPNETLIEPLAIQMRASNYSIEHVVGIILRSQHFFSPAAYWQRIKSPVEFCVGTIRQLEPKRTPNLLPLAALNCDKQGQALFNPPSVKGWDGGTAWLTTNCTLTRINWTADLLNGSQTSGLKAYDPAHWLKEHSLKPTQAVESFSKLLLQNNLNPESAALAQRLADGDQRQLTAALQVLLQTPEFQLA; this comes from the coding sequence ATGAAGTCAGACTCCGATCCCTGGGCACCCTATGTGCCGACATCTGCCGATCCGTGGAATCTGGAAAAGGTGGCCCACCTCCATCGCCGCGCCGGTTTTGCCGCGAACTGGCAAGAACTGCACCGCGATCTCAAAGCGGGACCCGCGGCGAGCATTGATCGTTTACTGCATCCGCCGCCCGCGTCCCAGAAATTCCAACGGGTGGCCGACGCACTCAAAAACATTATTGAATCTTCCGGTTCCGGTTTTATGTCGGCGGAAAGTTTATCTCCCCTGCAGTCCTGGTGGATGTTTCGGATGACTTTCGGTAGTGACCCGCTGGGAGAAAAACTGACCTTGTTCTGGCATAACCACTTCGCGACCGCGATGTCGGGCGTCTATAACCTGAAGCTGATGCTGGATCAAAATGAGCTCTTTCGCCAGCATGCCCGCGGGAAATTTGGAGATCTGCTGCAAGCCATCGAAGCCGACCCAGCGATGTTGAAGTGGCTCGATGGAGGTGCCAATCACAAAGAGCACCCCAATGAAAACTTCGCGCGGGAACTGCTCGAACTTTTCACGCTCGGAGAAGGGCACTACAGTGAGACCGACATTCGCGAAGCAGCCCGCGGACTCACCGGCTGGAAACCGGGGCGCGATACCCTGCTCAATGAGACCAACGAATTTTTCTACGACGAAACGTTGGTCGACACCAGTCCGAAAACATTTATGGGACAGACGGGGCCCTGGCGACGCGAAGAGATCTTTCGCATCATTCTTCAACAGCCTGAGGCGGCCAGATACCTCTGCCGCCGTCTTTATCGCTGGTTTGTCAGCGAAAGCACCGTTCCCAATGAGACCTTGATCGAACCGCTGGCCATTCAGATGCGGGCCAGCAATTATTCCATCGAACATGTGGTCGGCATCATTCTGCGTTCACAACACTTCTTCTCACCCGCCGCCTATTGGCAGCGCATCAAGTCGCCGGTCGAATTCTGTGTCGGCACGATTCGCCAACTGGAACCCAAGCGGACTCCCAACCTGTTACCGCTGGCGGCGCTGAACTGTGACAAGCAGGGACAGGCTCTGTTTAACCCACCCAGTGTCAAAGGTTGGGATGGTGGCACGGCCTGGCTCACGACGAACTGCACCCTGACCAGAATCAACTGGACCGCCGATCTATTAAACGGTAGTCAGACTTCGGGTTTAAAGGCTTACGATCCCGCACACTGGCTCAAAGAACATTCGCTGAAACCGACGCAGGCAGTGGAATCATTTTCCAAGTTGCTCCTGCAAAACAATCTGAACCCCGAATCGGCGGCACTCGCCCAACGCCTGGCAGATGGAGATCAGCGGCAACTTACCGCCGCTTTGCAGGTGTTGTTACAAACACCGGAATTTCAGTTAGCATAG
- a CDS encoding DUF1501 domain-containing protein, translating to MNLNRREFLGLGSTLLATSASVPTFLKQTAFAAAGQEPTSDRVLVVLQLTGGNDGLNTVVPFTNETYRKLRPKLQLADAKLHRLNDRLGLHPSLKGLKHLIDKEQAAIIQSVGYPNPNRSHFESMAIWHAAPVDKKLNYKKSAYTRGGWLARAIDQRSTTAQQTESAQALNIGAGEMPKALLGSRVQVPSIQSLAQLKQSNGLFDQKTQQAQIAAWKNGAGSTSNPLLQAALQSSLAVHTTAEQIRKIKPDQSTTVKYPENALAERLRMMAQLIRAGFSTPVYYTEHTGFDTHSQQLPYHRNVLGELARALRAFITDVNKHVPNRPVLVLVFSEFGRRVEENGSAGTDHGTAGPVFLAGSHLKPGVHGPDPDLENLVDDDPVFGVDFRSVYATILEDWLNIPSQPVLGQQFDKLDLLKTT from the coding sequence ATGAATTTGAACCGTCGCGAATTTCTGGGACTGGGTTCCACACTGCTCGCTACCAGCGCCTCCGTTCCGACCTTCCTGAAGCAAACCGCCTTCGCCGCCGCGGGGCAGGAACCGACGTCTGACCGCGTGCTGGTCGTCCTGCAACTGACGGGCGGCAATGACGGCTTGAATACCGTCGTCCCGTTTACCAACGAAACCTACCGCAAGCTGCGACCCAAGCTGCAACTGGCCGACGCCAAACTGCATCGACTGAATGACCGTCTTGGCTTACATCCCTCTTTGAAGGGCCTGAAACATCTCATCGACAAAGAGCAGGCCGCCATTATTCAGAGTGTCGGTTATCCCAACCCCAACCGTTCGCATTTTGAATCGATGGCGATCTGGCATGCGGCTCCCGTCGACAAGAAATTGAATTACAAAAAAAGTGCCTACACCCGAGGCGGCTGGCTGGCCCGCGCCATCGATCAACGTTCTACAACCGCGCAACAAACAGAATCGGCGCAGGCATTAAACATTGGTGCTGGAGAAATGCCCAAGGCATTGCTCGGCAGCCGCGTGCAGGTGCCCTCGATTCAAAGTCTTGCGCAGCTCAAACAGAGCAACGGCCTGTTCGATCAAAAAACACAGCAGGCCCAGATCGCTGCCTGGAAAAATGGGGCGGGCTCCACGTCGAACCCGCTCCTGCAAGCCGCCCTGCAAAGTTCTCTCGCCGTACATACGACGGCCGAGCAGATCCGCAAAATCAAGCCCGATCAGTCCACCACGGTCAAGTATCCCGAAAACGCGCTGGCAGAACGACTCCGGATGATGGCCCAACTGATCCGCGCCGGTTTTTCCACGCCCGTGTATTACACCGAGCACACAGGCTTCGATACGCATTCGCAACAGCTCCCTTATCATCGTAATGTATTAGGGGAATTGGCACGCGCGCTCCGCGCCTTCATCACCGATGTCAACAAACACGTTCCGAATCGGCCCGTGCTGGTTCTGGTCTTCTCAGAATTCGGCCGACGCGTGGAAGAAAACGGCAGCGCAGGTACCGATCACGGCACCGCCGGCCCGGTCTTCCTGGCCGGCAGCCATCTCAAACCGGGAGTTCACGGCCCCGACCCCGATCTGGAAAATCTGGTCGACGACGACCCCGTCTTCGGCGTCGACTTCCGCAGTGTCTATGCCACCATCCTCGAAGACTGGCTGAACATCCCCAGCCAACCCGTTTTGGGTCAGCAGTTCGACAAACTGGATTTATTGAAGACAACGTGA
- a CDS encoding alpha/beta hydrolase family protein codes for MKVAQVLALIWIVIPTFAEAQSDSKQPEYFNQKVADSNPLRNEQARELDEYIKLMAADRSRFQKLFQPDYSSPAAFAKSAEPLRAAFCASIGYPPPGKRPDKPATYTKIGEDSIGVYYRAMFPILPGVHSEGIFIVPKSAKGKTPLIISMHGGGGSPEVALFNGGANYHDMVRGAVKRGFLVYAPQHLFRADEFPKDIRRQIDDRMRLIGTSITAVEIAKITYAIDELIKRPDVDASRIGMVGLSYGGYYAQVTPAVDPRIKVSVSSCYFGVQEGRYAKDELSVPSDFRFQDRITLFNDADLVALICPRAHQIQAGSRDNASHRETGKQLAPRAAKFYEKLNLNNRFEHVVFEGGHEFNDAAAWAFVEKHL; via the coding sequence ATGAAGGTGGCTCAGGTTTTAGCGTTAATCTGGATCGTGATTCCCACATTCGCAGAGGCACAATCGGATTCTAAACAACCGGAGTACTTCAATCAGAAGGTGGCCGATTCGAATCCGCTGCGCAATGAACAGGCGCGGGAACTGGATGAATACATCAAACTGATGGCCGCCGATCGCAGCCGGTTTCAGAAGTTGTTTCAACCCGATTACTCTTCCCCCGCAGCCTTCGCGAAATCGGCAGAGCCTTTGCGAGCCGCGTTCTGTGCAAGCATCGGCTATCCGCCGCCTGGAAAGCGACCGGACAAACCGGCAACTTACACAAAGATAGGTGAAGACTCAATCGGCGTGTATTACCGGGCGATGTTCCCGATTCTACCCGGCGTGCATTCCGAAGGAATTTTCATCGTGCCCAAATCGGCCAAAGGCAAAACGCCGTTGATCATTTCCATGCATGGGGGCGGCGGTTCGCCGGAAGTCGCCTTGTTCAACGGCGGGGCCAACTATCACGACATGGTCCGCGGCGCGGTGAAACGAGGCTTTCTGGTTTATGCACCGCAGCATCTGTTTCGGGCCGATGAATTTCCGAAAGATATCCGCCGGCAGATTGACGACCGAATGCGACTCATCGGCACCAGCATCACAGCCGTCGAAATCGCCAAGATTACGTATGCCATCGATGAACTGATCAAACGCCCCGACGTTGATGCCAGCCGGATCGGGATGGTGGGTCTCTCTTACGGCGGATACTACGCGCAGGTCACACCCGCCGTCGATCCTCGGATCAAAGTTTCTGTTTCCAGTTGTTATTTTGGCGTGCAGGAAGGCCGCTACGCGAAAGACGAACTCTCCGTCCCCAGCGACTTCCGATTTCAAGATCGGATCACACTGTTCAACGACGCTGACCTCGTCGCCTTGATCTGCCCGCGGGCGCATCAGATTCAGGCCGGCTCACGTGATAACGCTTCGCACCGGGAAACCGGCAAACAACTGGCGCCCCGTGCTGCCAAGTTTTATGAAAAACTCAATCTCAACAATCGCTTCGAGCACGTTGTCTTCGAAGGGGGACACGAATTCAACGACGCGGCCGCCTGGGCGTTTGTAGAAAAACATCTGTGA
- a CDS encoding SdiA-regulated domain-containing protein: MTNTLELEFESAYSLRQEAEGLSEPSGLALAPDGRLWTVCDESRKLFCIDRRGQVVSTLDIDNAGLEGITFDAEGRVWVVDEDATRIIIYDPQTGEEIAARKLKKLVGYCAVAADFKGHKNKGLEGMTFDPLRSEILLLKQASPGLLIAITSQMDRITAIDRLDEQSGFTADNVKSKKLHFSGMCYDAARDLFWIVSDKAECIFTFDRRRGTVIQSLALKNTQTGDAIHDAEGIAVDVEAQRLFVVSDTKAELYVFRIAEQ, from the coding sequence ATGACAAATACGCTGGAGCTGGAATTTGAATCTGCGTATTCCCTCAGGCAGGAAGCCGAGGGGCTTTCCGAGCCGTCGGGGTTGGCGCTGGCGCCCGATGGTCGCCTCTGGACGGTTTGCGATGAGAGCCGCAAACTCTTTTGCATCGACAGACGGGGGCAGGTTGTATCGACACTGGACATCGACAATGCAGGACTGGAAGGTATCACCTTCGATGCGGAAGGACGCGTCTGGGTGGTCGATGAAGATGCTACCCGGATCATTATTTATGATCCGCAGACCGGAGAGGAAATTGCCGCCCGTAAACTGAAAAAACTGGTAGGATATTGCGCCGTCGCCGCCGATTTTAAAGGGCACAAAAACAAAGGCCTCGAGGGAATGACCTTTGACCCGCTACGCTCTGAAATATTGCTATTGAAGCAGGCGAGTCCGGGTTTACTGATTGCAATCACATCCCAGATGGACCGGATCACCGCCATTGATCGCCTGGACGAACAAAGTGGATTTACCGCCGACAACGTGAAATCAAAAAAGCTCCATTTTTCAGGCATGTGCTATGATGCGGCCCGCGATCTGTTCTGGATCGTGAGCGACAAAGCAGAGTGCATTTTCACCTTTGATCGCCGCCGCGGCACGGTGATTCAGAGCCTCGCATTGAAGAATACACAGACGGGCGACGCCATTCATGATGCGGAAGGAATCGCTGTCGACGTGGAGGCGCAACGGCTCTTTGTGGTCAGCGATACCAAGGCCGAACTGTATGTGTTTCGAATTGCAGAACAGTGA